The Stieleria maiorica genome includes the window CGATCGGCGATGTCAGCGAAGTGCACGTTTGGTCCAACCGACCGGTGTGGCCCCAAGGCCAAGGGCGTCCCGAGGGCGAAGACCCGGTCCCGGAAAACCTGAACTGGGACGCCTGGATCGGCCCGGCTCCGATGCGTCCCTTCAAAAAGGGCGTCTACCACTCGTTCAACTGGCGCGGCTGGGTCGATTTCGGAACCGGCGCCCTGGGCGACATGGCCTGTCACACCACCAACATGCCCGTGATGGCACTGAAATTGTGGGACCCCGTCGCCGTCACCGCGATCAAAAATCCCGGGATCTTCGAAGGTGAAACCTATCCGGCCAGCAGCGCCCTGATGTTCGAATTTCCCGAACGCGAAGGTCTGCCGGCCTGCGATTTCTTTTGGTACGACGGCGGCGAATTGCCCCGCGAAGACTTGATCAGCAAGCTTCCCAGACGATTCCAAGAACGCATCGCCAAGCAGCGCGAAGGCGGCAGCAAAACCAGCGGCGCGTTGGTCGTCGGCAGCAAAGGCATGGTGTTCTCGGCAAACGACTACGGAGCCCAGTTTGATATCCTGCCCCAAGATGATTTCAAAGACTTCAAGTACCCCGACCCGTGGCTGCCGCGGATCCCGTTCAAGGCCGGTAACGACCAACGCCAGAAATGGGAATTCGTCAGCACCATCAAGGGTGAGTACGAGCCCGGCACGATGTCCAACTTCGGTTACGCCGGACGTCTGACCGAAACGATCCTGGTCGGCAACCTAGCCCTGCGCGCCGGTGAAGGCAAACGGATCGAGTGGGATGCGAAGAACCTGAAGAGCACCAACGTGTCCGAGGTCAATCAGTTCGTCGCACGCGAATATCGCAGCGGCTGGGAACTGTAGCCGCAGCTTTCGGGCCCTCGTTCCAAGGCTCCGCCTTGGAACGCGCTGCCGGTGTGGCTCCTGCCACACGCGGCTCGACAACGTGAGGCGGAGCCTCCGGGAAATTGCGTCCCCAGGCGGTAGCCTGGGCACGAGGGATAAACTGCCCCTCCCGCCCTCGTTCCAAGGCTCCGCCTTGGAACGCGCTGCCGGTGTGGCTCCTGCCACACGCGGCTCGGCAACGTGAGGCGGAGCCTCCGGGAAATTGCGTCCCCAGGCGGGAGCCTGGGAACGAGGGATAAACTGCCCATCCTGCCCTCGTTCCAAGGCTCCGCCTTGGAACGCGCTGCCGTTGTGGCTCCTGCCACACGCGGCTCGGCAACGTGAGGCGGAGCCTCCGGGAAATTTCGTCCCCAGGCGGGAGCCTGGGAACGAGGGATAAACTGCCCCTCCCCCCCTCGTTCCAAGGCTCCGCCTTGGAACGCGCTGCCGTTGTGGCTCCTGCCACACGCGGCTCGACAACGTGAGGCGGAGCCTCCGGGAAATTGCGTCCCCAGGCGGGAGCCTGGGAACGAGGGATAAACTGCCGCATCCCGCCCTCGTTCCAAGGCTCCGCCTTGGAACGCGCTGCCGGTGTGGCTCCTGCCACACACCGGAGGCACGGCCCGGGAACCAGGCAGGCGTGATCTTGGTGGAACCCACCAAGCGTCTCCCTAACGGAACCGCGAGTCTCGCACCGCGCGGGCCGCGGAAACGCCGTTGCGGGCGACAATCTCTTTCAGCGTCGGAACGTTGACGCGGCGTTTGGCGGCCTCAACCCGCATCGCGCGTTCGTAGGCCGGCAGCGGAAAATACGGACTCTTGCGACGCGCATAGCGTTCCAACGCCAACACGACTCGCTTTTCAAGCTTGTTCTGATCGACCAGCTTGACGATCTCGCGGATGTACTGACGCTGGTCGTCGGTGGTCGCACGTAGACGGCTGATCAAATAATCATCCAGGGCCGCTCCTTGTGTCGGAACCACGACCGTCGAGTTCGTGATGCCGGTTTGAGCGGCGGCGCTGCCGGCAAGCCCGGCGGCGACCAGCGATAGCGTCATCGCGACAGCGGTCATTAATGCAGACAGTTTCATCAGAGCTGTGGTGGGTTCGGGGAGGCGTTCGGAGGATGCGGAATGCACCGTGGATTGACTGCTACCAAATCCGTGCCGGCCGATTCAAGGCGGACCGCGGGGCGAGAGGCAGAACCGTTGCGCAACACCGGTGTGGACGTCGCGACGCTCGCCCGAGCCTGGAAAACGCCGGAGAACCAGCTTCCGGCGAAGGTCGCGATACTTGACCGGCGATGGATGGCCCCGCATCGGCAACCTGCCGATTGCTAGCAACACCTGGGTAATTTGCGGGTTTTGTTCGTTTGCGATTTTGAATCCCTGGTACCGGTCGCACGGATTGTGTGTACCGAGCTGATCGCAACGTCGATGGAAAACGTGTGCCAGAGAATCCCGCGGTGGGCGGCGACGTGGAGGGGCAGGGTCGAAGGATTGACCGTTGCGTCTCACCAGCCGCCTGCGACTCTGGCCGGACATATCAGAGGGCGTCGTCAGATCTCGAACCACGTTCGCGATATTGGCGCAGCCACACAAGCAAGATGCCCAAAAGGACTCGGCGATGAACCGTTGGTTATGGATTGGATCGTTGGCCGGATTGCTCGTTGTCAGCACCGGATGTTTACATAATCACACCCGCAGTAATTGCTCGACGGGCGCCTGCTCCAGCGGCAAGGGCTTGCTGGGCAAGATGGGGGGGGGGAGCTGCAATGCGTGCGGCAGCGGTTGCCGAACGGGGTGTGTCCCCGGCAACATCGGCTGGCAACAGGGAGGGCTGAATTACAGCTCGCATCTGGGTCCGGGGACGATGGGCTGTCGCGCCAACACGACGACCAGCCAGAATTTCACTCCGGGACCGCCGACCGGCCAAGTGGCCTACCCGTACTACACGGTGCGTGGTCCGCGTGACTTCTTGCTGAACGATCCGCCGACGATCGGACGATAGTCAGTGGACGCGGACGGTAGTCAGTGGACGCGGACGGTAGTCAGTGGACGCGGACGATCGTCCAGGGACGCGTCGCCGGCCGGAACGTATAATGATGCCACACAGACGGAGTTCTCCCAGGGGGGCTCCATCGGTTGGCAGGCGGACGGTCGGACGATGGATGCGGCGTCGATAGCGTGTTTCGCAGCGCTTTTCGCAGCGGAAATCCTCCCCGCTCGAAAGTCGACGAGAGTTACGCTACCGTAATCGCCGCGACCGTCCAGCGAGGATGGCGAACCAGGTGTCGCCCTGGACGCTCTTTCTTTTTTTGCGTGGCCCCTATGTTTCCAAGCACACGCGTGAGGTTGTTGTGGCATCCGACGTCCGATTGAAAGAACAGCTGCCGCGTTTGACCGAGCGCATCGTGGCGACCTACACGCCCGACGATGCGATCAATCACCTCGGCCACTGCCCGCTTCCCAGTTACGAAGCGGTCATCGAAATCTTGTTGAACATCAAGGACATCTTGTACCCCGGCTATCGCCGCAAGGTGGGGTTGCACGCCGGCAACATCTCCTACCACGTCGGCAGCACGATCGATACCTTGCACGATCAGCTGACGACGCAAATCGCTCGCGCGCTGCGGCACGAAGACCGGGTCCGCAACAAGCACAACGACTGCGAAAGCGAGACCGATTTCGAGGCCAAGGGCCAGGCGATGGCGATCGAGCTGTTGGAGCGTATCCCGGATCTGCGGAAAACGTTGGCCACCGATGTCCAGGCGGCGTTCGACGGCGACCCGGCCTGCCAAACGACCGATGAAGTCGTTTTTTGCTACCCCGGAATCGAAGCGATCACCGTCTATCGCATCGCCCACGAACTGGTCCGTTTGGACGTCCCGTTCATCCCACGAATGATGACCGAGTGGGCCCACAAACAAACCGGCATCGACATTCACCCCGGTGCGACGATCGGCGCGTACTTCTTCATCGATCACGGGACCGGTGTGGTCGTGGGCGAGACCTGCGAGATCGGCGACCACGTCAAGTTGTACCAGGGGGTCACGCTGGGGGCTCTGAGTTTCAAGACGGATGACAGTGGAACACTGATCCGCGGCCAAAAGCGGCACCCGACGATCGAGGATGGGGTGGTCGTTTACGCCAACGCGACCATCCTGGGCGGCCGAACCGTGGTGGGACGCGATTCGGTGATCGGATCGAGCGTCTGGATCACTCGCAGCGTCTCCCCGAAAACGACGGTGGTCTTGGAACAGCCCTCCTTGAAGGTCCGCGGCGCGGCCGCCGCCGACGCGGTCAACGAGCACGTCAATTACCAGATCTAGCGGCCGGAGTTGGTCCGGCCAAGACAAGTCTGAATCGCAAGCGAGGGGCGAGGCGGATCCAATCGCTTGCGCTTCGGGCTCGTTCAGCACGACCTACGCCAGTCGGTGTTTTTTGCGCCAATGACGACAGCCCCCCCTGGCGGGCCGATCCGTGAAAAAGCCATGTTGACTTGGGCCGGGGTTGGCCGATCAGGTAAAATCCTCCCCGGACTGATTTCCACCGCCGCTTCGCCGATTCCCGCGAGATCGATGACCGAATTGACACCATTTGATGCCATCACCCGCACGAGAATCGTTTTTGGGCAGGGCGTTTTCTCCCGGCTCGGTGAGCTGGCCGCAGGATTCCGCCCCCGATGCGTTCTGGTGGTCAGCGACGCAGGGATCGTCGATGCCGGCCACTTTCAACACGGCGTCGACAATTTACGTGCGGCCGGTTTGCACGTCGAATCGTTCCACGACTTCGCCGAAAACCCGACTTCGGCGATGGTCGATGCAGGGGTCGCCAAGGCCGCCCAGGTCAAACCGGACTTGCTGATCGGTCTCGGCGGCGGCAGCAGCATGGACTGTTGCAAGGGAATCAATTTCGTCTATTCCGGCGGCGGGACGATTCACGACTACCACGGGGTGGGCAAAGCGACTGCGGACATGTTGCCGATGATCGCCGTGCCGACGACCAGCGGCACCGGCAGCGAAGCCCAATCGTTTGCCTTGATCAGCGACGCCGAAACGCACGTCAAAATGGCTTGCGGTGATCCCAAGGCGGCGTGCAGGATCGCGCTGCTGGATCCCGAGCTGACGCTGACTCAGCCCCGCAGCGTGACGGCGCTGACGGGAATCGACGCGATCTCACACGCCATCGAAACCTACGTGACCAACCGACGCAATCCGATGTCGATCACGTACTCGCGTCGTGCCTTCGGGCTGTTGGCCGAAGGTTTTTCGCGGGTGCTGCAATCGCCCGACGACATCGACGCCCGCAGCAAGATGCAACTCGGCGCCTGCTTTGCCGGCATGGCAATCGAAACCTCCATGCTCGGTGCCGCCCACGCCACCGCCAACCCGCTGACCGCGCGGCACGACATCACCCACGGCCAAGCGGTCGGATTGATGTTGCCCGCCGTCATTCGCCTGAACGGCCAGTACCACGGCGACTGGTACGCGGAACTGTTGCGCGACGTCGATCCGACGGTCAGCGCGTCCGAGGCGCCCGATCGGTTGGCCGAGATGGTCACCCGCTGGCTCAAGCAAGCCGATCTGGCGACCAGCTTGAACGCGCTCTCGATTCCCGCCAGTGGGATCGAAAGCTTTGTCGAAGAAGCGCTCAAACAATGGACCGGAACCTTCAACCCGGTCCCGCTGGACAAAACCAACGCCGAACTGCTGTATCGATCGGTGGCCTGAGGGTCGCCGTGTTCTCCGAACTCCGCGTGCGCGACAAAGTGAAGCTTGGCCCTGCGCCGACCTCGGAGAGGACGGCGACGGTCCAGCCCAATCGAAAACGAAGCTACGGGAGACGACTAGGCCGCTTGGGTGGCCAAAACGGGCGCGTCGTCCAGGTCGGCGTCGCGGTGAATCTGTCCGTCCTGCATCCGCCAACAGACGTCGGCCGAGGCGGCGATTTCGTCGTCGTGGGTGATCATCAGGATCGTCAGATTGTCCGACTCTTTCAGATCCGCCAACAAGCCTAAGATCTCCTGCCCCGTCTCGGTGTCCAGGTTGCCGGTCGGCTCGTCGGCCAACAGCATTTTCGGATCGGTCATCAGTGCCCGAGCGATCGCAACCCGTTGCATCTCGCCGCCGCTCATTTCACTCGGGCGGTGTTTCGCGCGGTGCAGCAACCCGACTCGATCGAGCAGCGCTTCGGCCCGGCGACGGTTTTCTGACCGCGACTTGAAATAGCTCCAAACGCGTTGCCCGATCATGGCCGGGGCGAGCACGTTTTCGATCGCCGAAAGTTCCGGCAACAGATGATAGAACTGAAAGATGATGCCGATTTCATGATTCCGATAGCGATCGCGGACGGCGCGCGGTGCGTTGTCGATCCGGTTGCCCCGAAAAAAAATCTCGCCCGCGTCGGGCCGATCCAACGTGGCCAGCAGGTGCATCAGCGTGCTCTTGCCGCTGCCGCTGCGGCCGACCAGTGCCGTGACCAAGCCTTGTCGGACTTCAACATCGACGCCGCGAAGCACGGGAACGTCGATGCGGTCCTTGTGATAGCTCTTGGTCAATCCGCGCGCGGTCAAAACGATAGGAGTCGGCATCAAACGGTCTCAAGGCATGGGGAGGGGGAACACATCTGCAACCGTTGGTGTCTAGCCTTTAGGCGATTCCCGGTCGCTGCGACGCGGCGACCGTGGGCGGCGAAAGCCCGCACACCAACTTGTCTGGATCAAAAAGGCTGTTGGACACCTTTCCTGTTCATCATTCGAAACGCAACGCTTGGACGGGATGCATGCGTGCCGCCCGCATCGCCGGCAAAACACTGGCCAGCACCGCGATGGCGATCGCGCCACACATCACCCAAACCAGCGTGAAGGGGTGAACGATCGTCGGGATCTCGGTGAAGTAATAAACCGTCGGGTCAAACACTTCTTGGCCCGTGAACAATTCCAGCAGCCGCGCGATGTCGTTGATGTAGTGCACGAATAACAGCCCGCCGACCAAACCGGCACCGCTGCCGACAAAACCCAACAGCAATCCATAGGACATGAAGATGCTGCTGACACCGCGCCCCGATGCGCCCAGCGCTTTCAGGGTTCCGATGTCGCGCGTTTTTTCGACCACGATCATGAAGAACGTCGCCAGGATTCCGAACCCGGCCACGGCGATGATCAAAAACAGCAGGATGTTCAAAATGGTGGTTTCCAGTCGCACCGCCGACAGCAGCGGGCCTTGCAGATCGCGCCAGGTCTGGATGTTGTAGGCGTACAACTCGGGCGGAAAACGATGTCGCAGCGCGTCGCGGATGGCGTTCAGGTCGGTGCCTTCGGCCAGTTTTAATTGGATCGTGGTGACGCTGCGGACCCCGGTCTGGGGATCGATCATGCCGCGGAATTCTTGCAGCTGGTCCAGACGGACGAACGCGAACGTGCTGTCGTACTCGCTCATCCCCGATTCATACAGATCGACGACCGTGAATTTCTGGTTGATGACTTTCGTTTCGCCCGCCGCGTTGGGAAAGATCATCCGCACGTCGTCGCCCGGCTGGGCGTAGTAATGGTCGGTGACTTCGCCGGAATCGTCTCGGTGGCGAACGCTGCAGGTGGAGATCCCCAGGATGATGCCGGGAAACTGTTCGGTCATCGGGTCCACCGCGGCGACCAACTGGTCACTGCTGCCGGTGATCAATTCCTGCGAGAACGAAGGCCCGAAGGAAGGCCCTTCGGCCGCCGCGGCCGCCGCTTCGTCTTGTCCGCCGGGTTCCTGTTCGCTTGAATCGGGCTCGCCGCCGGCCTTGCGCCGCAGCTCGGCCATCATTTTCCGCTCTTGGGCGACCAGCTTTTCGATCCGCCGTTCTTCGCTGACGCGATCGCGACGGTGTCGCCAACCGGCCGCGGCGAGCTGTTTGCGATCGGGGGCGTACCCGGATTCACGCAGCTGGAAACTGGCAGCTTTTTGGTTTTCCGGGTGCAGCAGGTATTTGCCGAAGTCGCTGACGCTGTCGTAGGTCGTCGGGTCCAAACCGATCAAATTGACGTGACGTCCGATCTGTTGGCCGCGGAAATCGATCCCCAGCATCGCCGGCACACTGACGCTGACCGAGGATCCGACCAGGGCCGGACCACAGATTCGCTCGATTTCGCGCAGGTGGGCGTCCGGATCGGGCATGCCGCCGGTGGCGTGACATTCGATCATCACGTCCGACGCCAGACCATGCAGCCGCTCGTGCATCTCGGTCGAAAAACCGCTCATGACGCTGTTGACGACGATCAGCGTCGCCACCCCGAGCGTGACGGAGATGATCGACGCCAGCGCGATGTAGCGTGTTTTGAGATAACGAAAGCAGAGTAACCAGCGATACATTTAGCCCGTCCTTTGGCTCGTGTCGGTGTTGTGGCATCCGTTCCACCGTATTGGGCCGCAGTCTAGGGAACTGCCGCCGACGACGTAAAGATGAAGTCAGGCTGGACAACGCCACTTCGCAGAAGAAACGTTGTCCATTTAAAACCCGAACCCGCCGGTGGTCAGCCAGAACGTCACGATCATGCAGAGCCACACCAGGTCCAGAAAGTGCCAATAGTGGGCGGCGAAATCGACCGGCCAATGGCGTTCGTGGTCGTACAACCCGATCGCCGAACGGGCCGCAACGATGCCCAACGCGATGATGCCGCCCAACACGTGCAGGGCGTGCAAAATGGCCAGCACCACGACCATGCCGGCCACCCCGCGCCCCGGGCCTTCAAAGGTCGCCGGACCGAGCAGGATTTCCGTCATCGCCAGGCACTGGACCACGGTGAACACGACCGCCGCGGCGGTGCTGGTCCCCAGCAACCAGCCCGTCGTGCGGAATCGATCGCGGCGAACCGCTCGGGTCGCCGCGTGGACCAGAAAACTGATCACGATCAAACACACCGTGCTGACCAAAAAGGTCTTGGGAAGTGGGACCTGTTTCAGCGGGTCGTCACTGCGTGACATCGCATACAGGGCATACAGCAACAGCGTGGCGACGAAGAACACCAGCAGTGAAAGCAGAAACAGCCAGCCCCCCTGCTTGACCCGGCGGTCCACCGGCAACACGGGAGGCAAAACTTTACCTCGGTCGTCCAGCGGATCGGTCACGCTTGTTCCTGCTGCCATCGGTTTCGAATTCGGTGCCTGTGTGCGTTACGGTGAACCCTGTTTTCATCAGCGCGACGCCCCGGCGGAGCGCCCGCGAATCTCTGGCGGGGTTGTACACTGCCGGTCTGGGGATGAAAGTTGTGTTGAAAGCCGGTAACGTTTTTTCGGTTCAGGCGGTATGCTTGGCAATCATAGTCCAGCGGACAGCGTTCCGCTGCCCTGGCCAACGACCGTGCGGCAGTGTGCTTTCCCACCTCACCTTTCCAACCGCATTTTGCCTCCTCAGACAATCTTCCCACGAGTCATTCACGAGGCAGCCCCCCCATGAGCGAAGTACGCGATTTTTGTAATGCAGACTTACCCGGGCTGGCCAGGGTGTGGAGCGAGCATTGGACGGCGGCCCAATCGCCGCCACCGATCAGTGCGACCATCATCGAGCGTGCAATCTTGTCGCGAGCGTTTTTTTCGCCCCGGGATTTGTTGGTCGCGACCATCGACGGGCATGTCGAAGCCTGGTGTCATTTCAGCCGACCGGGCGATCACGGCGATGAGTGGTCGGGGATGCCGGCCGGCGATGTCGCGATCCTGTCGGCGATCTGCTTCACCCACGCCGGCCTGAAATGCTGTGACGACCTGCTCGCCGCGGCCGAAAAACGCATCCGAGCCGAACAATGCCACTCGATCTTGGCCGGTCCGATGCGAGACCAACAATGCGGCTACGTCGGTTTGGCTCCCATCGGTCACGGCATCGGCGTCCCGGACGTCGACGTCCGCGCCGCGTCGCTGTTGAGCCGGCATGGGTATTCACCCGAGAGGAGTTTTCAGCGGATGGTGGTCACGACGGCCCCCTACCGCCCGCCGGTCAACCGCGAAATGATGCAGTTTCGCCGCACGACGCGGGCCGAGCGATCCGCCGTCGTTCCGCAACAAGGACGCTATGCCTCGGCGATGGCCCACCTGGACATCGAACACCACCAACTGATCAACCACCGCAACGGCGATCGACTGGCCAACGTGCGATTGTGGTTGAGCGACCCGGAGGCACAGGTGATGAGCTGTTCGGAGGCCATTTTGGATCTGTCGGTCACCGAAACGCCCGGCGAATTGACCTCCGCGGAAACCTTTTTGATCGCCGCGATCATCCAATCGATGGCCACGCGATGTGTCTTTCGCGTCGAAACCGCGATCGATGGTGAACATTCGCAGCTCAAAGAACAACTCACGTCACTTCATTTTGAGAACACGCAACGCGGCCAGCGTTGGACGAAGGAGCTTTAGGCATGTCACGCAAAGAAAAGATCCTGGCGATGCTGCAAGACGATCCTTCGGACACGTTCTTGCGTTACAGCTTGGCCATGGAATTGCGGAGCGAAGGAGATCACGACAGCAGCCTGGGAAAACTGGGCGAACTGATGCGTGACACTCCCCCTTACGTTCCGGCCTTCTTCATGGCCGCCCAACAGCTGGTCGATTTGGGCCGCATCGACGAGGCCCGGACGCGCTTGCGCGATGGCATCGACCAGGCTCGTCATCAGGGCGATGGACATGCCGCGGCGGAAATGAGCGAATTGCTGGCAACGCTCGGCGACTTGGGCGAAGACGACGACGAACTGTAAATGGCCGCCGAGCAGACCACGGCGGTCGTTCTGCGGACGATCCCGTTCAGCGAAACCAGCTTGGTCGTCACGCTGTTGACACGCGACTTCGGCCAAGTCGCGGCGTTGGCCAAGGGGGCTCGCCGTCCCAAGAGTTCCTTCGAAGGTTCGCTTGACCTGCTGGCCGTCTGTCGTGTAGTGCTGATTCGGAAATCCTCCGATGCGCTCGATCTGTTGACCGAGGCCAAGCTCCAGCGTCGTTTTCGCGGGGCGGAAAAGTCGTTGGATCGCGTTTATGCCGGATACTACATCGCCGAAATGCTTCGACTGTTGACGGACAATCACGATCCCCATCCCGGGCTGTACGACCTGACGCTCGACGCGCTCGGGCAGATCGACGGCAAGGGAAATTCCGCCTTGGCACTGCTCGGCTTTGACACCTCGGCCCTGCGTTTGCTCGGTCATGCTCCGGCGACGCGCCGATGCGTTGATTGCGGCGGTCGCGTCGGGGATAGCCCGCGGATCGCGTTCGCACCGATCGCCGGCGGCGTCGTGTGTCGCGACTGTCGACCGCGCCAGCACAGCCTGTTGACGGTCAGCGGTGAAACCATCGATCACTTGGAACGATTGCTGGCCCCCCACACGCGACTGCCGATCGAGCTTCCCTCGTCGGTTTATCGGGAGATGCGAGGCCTGATCAACCGATACATCCAAGCAATCCTCGGCTCAATTCCGAAAATGCAACCTTACCTGCCCGCCCGGATGGAACCGGTGGAATGAAAAAGAATCATCAACAATTGGACCGCCCCGAACGTTTCGTCCGAGGCGTTTTGCGACCGTTCTTTGGGACATGCTTGTTGGCGGCCGTGGCCGGGTGCCAGAGTTTCGGCGGCGGGTCGACGACGCGCAGCTGGTTTCCCAAGCTGCCGTTTCGATCCGTGGCGACCAGCGAATCGGACACGCAACCACCGCCGCCGGTCCAATCGGAGGATCCGCCCCGCGTGGCGTCGGACTCCGTCACCAACGCCGGCGGAAGCCTGGTCAGCGGTCTGCCCAGCACCAATCGATTGGTCGGCTATGTGACGGGTAAAAAACACGAAGACATCCCCAAAGCGAAGCAGCTGTACCGGCGCGGGGACGAACTTTTCAAACAGGCCGCCAGGGCTCCCAAAGCGACCCGCACCGGGATGTTCGCCGAGGCCGCCGAGTTGTTCGAACGGGCCTGCAAAGAGGCACCCGGTTCGGGATTGAACCAAGACGCGTTGTTCATGCAAGGTGAGTCGTTGTTCTTTGCCAATGATTTGAACGGCGCACGCGACGCCTTTGAAAAACTGCAAAAGGACTTCCCACGCAACCGACACGGCGACCGCGCCGCCGCACGACTGTTTTCGATCAGCAAGTATTGGATCGATGTCTCCAAGGCCGGCGACGATGCCTGGTACTCGCTCAATTTCTTTGACACCACACGTCCGCTACGCGATGCCGACGGCCATGCGATCCGGGTGTTGGACCAGATTCGATACGACGATCCGACCGGCAAGCTGGCCGATGACGCGACCATGGCGGCCGCCGCCGAACACATTCGCAATGAACAGTACGAGAAAGCAGACGAGTTCTTGACCGACCTTCGTGAAACGTTCACCGACAGCGACCACCTGTTCCTGGCACACTTGCTGGGGATTCGGTGCAAGCTGGAAATCTATGGCGGACCGGAGTACAGCGAACTGGTCTTGGACGAAGCCGACGAACTGGTCAAACAAACACGTCGCCGCTTCCCGAACGAATTGCGCGAAGAGAAATACAACCAGCTGCTCGCCCGGGCGGCCGCGGAAATCGCCTACCACAAAGCCGAGAAACTTGCGTTCCGAGCCAAGTATCGAGAACGCAAAAAAGAGTACGGCGCCGCGGCACAGCTGTATCGCAAGATCCTGCGTGACCACCCCACCACGCCGCAGGCCGATCGGGCTCGCGATGTCTTGGCACAGATCGACGATCTGCCGGCCACGCCGACACAGAATTTCGCCATTCGCGCCATCGCCAAAGCGTTTCCATCGTCCAAACGCTCCACGCCGCTGGTGACCGTCGACTCCGTGGAATCGACCGAGGAGACCTCCGAGGAATCTCCGACGGACACCCCCAGCGAAACGACCGGCAAGAAGCTGCTCCGCTAACAGGCCACCACGCGATGGACGCTCAGTCGCCCCCCCAAACCGTGCACGCAATCAAGCGCCGTTGGTGTCTAGGCTTTAGCCGATTCTCCCGCAGCCGATTGCTCGGCTGCGGAGGGCGCCTAAAGGCTGAACACCAACGACTCGCCTGTCGAACACGCCTAAAGGCTGGACACCAACAGCTCCCAATCGTGCTCGGCACGCTGTTCGCAGTGCTCCTACTCAACGGCTGCGCCGCCTACCAATTCGGTTCGGCGGCACTTTACCCCAGCGGCATTCGCACCGTGCATATCCCCGTGGTCCGCAACGACACGTTCCGCCACGACCTGGGACCACAGTTGACCGACGCCCTGGTCAAAGAAGTCGAGCGGCGGACACCCTACAAAGTGGTCAGCAATCCGCACGCGGATTCCGTTTTGCGGTGTACCATCTCGGGGCAATCAAAAGTTGTATTGACCGAGACCAGCAGCGACGACCCGCGTGCGCTCGACAGCGCGATCACGGTCGGAGCGACCTGGACCTCGCGCGACGGACGACGGTTGATGCAAAATAGTTTGGCAAGCGTTGACCAAGACAGCATCGGGTTCAGCCAAAGTGTTCGGTTTGTCCCCGAGGCCGGCCAGTCGATCGACACGGCCAACCAGGAAGCCATCGACCGCCTGGCCCGACGGATCGTCTCGCAAATGGAATCCCGCTGGTAACATCACGGGGAGTATC containing:
- a CDS encoding Gfo/Idh/MocA family protein, which produces MTKRTNRRHFLGRTAAAGAVGVGYWTGTSPVLKAQESALQGLSAACIGVGGKGGSDTSHIAENGVNIAALCDIDGDTVNKKAREFPDAEKFSDFREMLDKVGDKIDIVTVSTPDHTHAAAAVRAMRMKKHVYCQKPLTWSISEARLMRETAEQMGVVTQMGNQGTSEDGLRTAVEVIQSGAIGDVSEVHVWSNRPVWPQGQGRPEGEDPVPENLNWDAWIGPAPMRPFKKGVYHSFNWRGWVDFGTGALGDMACHTTNMPVMALKLWDPVAVTAIKNPGIFEGETYPASSALMFEFPEREGLPACDFFWYDGGELPREDLISKLPRRFQERIAKQREGGSKTSGALVVGSKGMVFSANDYGAQFDILPQDDFKDFKYPDPWLPRIPFKAGNDQRQKWEFVSTIKGEYEPGTMSNFGYAGRLTETILVGNLALRAGEGKRIEWDAKNLKSTNVSEVNQFVAREYRSGWEL
- a CDS encoding serine O-acetyltransferase — its product is MASDVRLKEQLPRLTERIVATYTPDDAINHLGHCPLPSYEAVIEILLNIKDILYPGYRRKVGLHAGNISYHVGSTIDTLHDQLTTQIARALRHEDRVRNKHNDCESETDFEAKGQAMAIELLERIPDLRKTLATDVQAAFDGDPACQTTDEVVFCYPGIEAITVYRIAHELVRLDVPFIPRMMTEWAHKQTGIDIHPGATIGAYFFIDHGTGVVVGETCEIGDHVKLYQGVTLGALSFKTDDSGTLIRGQKRHPTIEDGVVVYANATILGGRTVVGRDSVIGSSVWITRSVSPKTTVVLEQPSLKVRGAAAADAVNEHVNYQI
- a CDS encoding iron-containing alcohol dehydrogenase, coding for MTPFDAITRTRIVFGQGVFSRLGELAAGFRPRCVLVVSDAGIVDAGHFQHGVDNLRAAGLHVESFHDFAENPTSAMVDAGVAKAAQVKPDLLIGLGGGSSMDCCKGINFVYSGGGTIHDYHGVGKATADMLPMIAVPTTSGTGSEAQSFALISDAETHVKMACGDPKAACRIALLDPELTLTQPRSVTALTGIDAISHAIETYVTNRRNPMSITYSRRAFGLLAEGFSRVLQSPDDIDARSKMQLGACFAGMAIETSMLGAAHATANPLTARHDITHGQAVGLMLPAVIRLNGQYHGDWYAELLRDVDPTVSASEAPDRLAEMVTRWLKQADLATSLNALSIPASGIESFVEEALKQWTGTFNPVPLDKTNAELLYRSVA
- a CDS encoding ABC transporter ATP-binding protein, which encodes MPTPIVLTARGLTKSYHKDRIDVPVLRGVDVEVRQGLVTALVGRSGSGKSTLMHLLATLDRPDAGEIFFRGNRIDNAPRAVRDRYRNHEIGIIFQFYHLLPELSAIENVLAPAMIGQRVWSYFKSRSENRRRAEALLDRVGLLHRAKHRPSEMSGGEMQRVAIARALMTDPKMLLADEPTGNLDTETGQEILGLLADLKESDNLTILMITHDDEIAASADVCWRMQDGQIHRDADLDDAPVLATQAA
- a CDS encoding ABC transporter permease, which codes for MYRWLLCFRYLKTRYIALASIISVTLGVATLIVVNSVMSGFSTEMHERLHGLASDVMIECHATGGMPDPDAHLREIERICGPALVGSSVSVSVPAMLGIDFRGQQIGRHVNLIGLDPTTYDSVSDFGKYLLHPENQKAASFQLRESGYAPDRKQLAAAGWRHRRDRVSEERRIEKLVAQERKMMAELRRKAGGEPDSSEQEPGGQDEAAAAAAEGPSFGPSFSQELITGSSDQLVAAVDPMTEQFPGIILGISTCSVRHRDDSGEVTDHYYAQPGDDVRMIFPNAAGETKVINQKFTVVDLYESGMSEYDSTFAFVRLDQLQEFRGMIDPQTGVRSVTTIQLKLAEGTDLNAIRDALRHRFPPELYAYNIQTWRDLQGPLLSAVRLETTILNILLFLIIAVAGFGILATFFMIVVEKTRDIGTLKALGASGRGVSSIFMSYGLLLGFVGSGAGLVGGLLFVHYINDIARLLELFTGQEVFDPTVYYFTEIPTIVHPFTLVWVMCGAIAIAVLASVLPAMRAARMHPVQALRFE
- a CDS encoding cytochrome c oxidase subunit 3, whose amino-acid sequence is MAAGTSVTDPLDDRGKVLPPVLPVDRRVKQGGWLFLLSLLVFFVATLLLYALYAMSRSDDPLKQVPLPKTFLVSTVCLIVISFLVHAATRAVRRDRFRTTGWLLGTSTAAAVVFTVVQCLAMTEILLGPATFEGPGRGVAGMVVVLAILHALHVLGGIIALGIVAARSAIGLYDHERHWPVDFAAHYWHFLDLVWLCMIVTFWLTTGGFGF
- a CDS encoding tetratricopeptide repeat protein, whose translation is MSRKEKILAMLQDDPSDTFLRYSLAMELRSEGDHDSSLGKLGELMRDTPPYVPAFFMAAQQLVDLGRIDEARTRLRDGIDQARHQGDGHAAAEMSELLATLGDLGEDDDEL